From Arachis stenosperma cultivar V10309 chromosome 2, arast.V10309.gnm1.PFL2, whole genome shotgun sequence, one genomic window encodes:
- the LOC130963250 gene encoding protein FAR1-RELATED SEQUENCE 5-like: MDYFEYILQTFCGVDDQFVPKLGMTFNTLEDVAKFYKDYSKVADFSTRVRSTNKKGNQTKNQLITCSRERKWKSKISPTEKTNPSASLNCPARIYIHVLKDVGVWIISKVMLHHSHPYYPDQAQMLKQHRELSMSVHRTIENNEEAGIRPSKTFQSFVAAAGGLHELNFIEKDVRNYIIGEVRNVSEQEDAKEFGKYLLRTKEKNQNFFFELELEDNQSIRLDFWADARSRAACEYFGDIISFNTTYNTNRYNLVCGSFVGVNHHDQSTLLRCTLMKNKYIESFKWLFQCWIRCMGENAPKGILTDQCASMQRAIKACMPTTIHRWCIWHIMKKILVKLNGYKGHIKIEQEMSHVV, from the exons ATGGATTATTTTGAGTATATTTTGCAGACCTTCTGTGGTGTTGATGACCAGTTTGTCCCCAAGCTTGGGATGACTTTTAACACTCTTGAAGATGTTGCAAAATTCTACAAGGATTATTCGAAGGTTGCAGAtttttctacaagagttcgAAGCACAAATAAGAAGGGAAATCAAACtaagaatcaattgattacatgtagcagagagaGAAAATGGAAATCGAAAATATCTCCAACCGAGAAGACAAATCCCTCAGCTAGTTTAAAttgtcctgcaagaatttatatacacgTATTAAAGGATGTTGGTGTTTGGATCATTTCGAAGGTCATGTTGCATCATTCACATCCTTACTATCCAGATCAAGCACagatgctcaaacagcacagggaactaagcatgtcTGTGCATCGTACAATAGAGAATAACGAGGAAGCCGGTATCAGACCTAGCAAAACTTTCCAATCATTTGTTGCAGCAGCCGGGGGTCTCCACGAGTTAAATTTTATCGAAAAAGACGTGAGGAATTACATCATTGGAGAAGTGCGGAATGTTTCAGAACAAGAGGATGCAAAAGAATTCGGGAAATACTTATTAAGAACGAAAGAGAAGAATCAGAATTTCTTTTTCGAGCTTGAACTCGAGGACAATCAGTCTATTAGGCTTGATTTTTGGGCGGATGCAAGGAGTAGAGCTGCCTGTGAGTATTTCGGAGATATTATTTCATTTAacaccacctacaatacaaacag GTATAATCTGGTTtgtggttcttttgtcggggtgaatcaccaTGATCAGTCAACACTTCTTCGATGCACTTTGATGAAAAACAAATATattgaatcattcaaatggttatttcaatgtTGGATTCGTTGCATGGGAGAAAATGCTCCGAAAGGGATTCTCACCGATCAATGTGCATCAATGCAAAGGGCTATCAAGGCTTGTATGCCCACAACAATTCACCGTTGGTGTATTTGGCATatcatgaagaagattctaGTTAAATTAAATGGCTACAAGGGACACATAAAAATCGAACAAGAAATGAGCCATGTTGTTTAG
- the LOC130963249 gene encoding uncharacterized protein LOC130963249 — translation MAEASKDFIETLFSFLTLPLGTIIRLLSKNKLSGHQEAKVGCITNLYNSVENATDEVFWNPICKQMLLRPRNPCEALCRKLKLNVDDNEPTRSFICSNHCKRSNSLLSAFSGVTCIKCGNPMDKEPKIMVNDSSSEVTHRREDGVFVKGEAMYLIFDNLKVLQSSPRIFVKELVQLGYKDFNNLTEIYQNVGLKEVLDLLKQALTSKTALSDVFFANGFSKGMSTYSPKIGQTINHGRSDYYRNLKVTVSKSKKKILHAEAEEDFVDFLLSFLTAPLGSVLNVLDGNASLGCMDNLYDSVKDLNSSWFFTEKIVTRHPLLNPHVAPQFGFKKWQPLQIRETCDYKYGYISGLLIPKSLIDMNTQFYEPRSPNGQKEVGFVRRPSVFVVWDDLHVIPMANASSISFMQKMNIPFDDLEEHVIRIGSAEALNLLGASLTTNAALTEGLFYLLEMPNQDARA, via the exons ATGGCTGAAGCAAGCAAAGATTTTATAGAAACTCTGTTTAGTTTCCTCACTCTTCCACTGGGAACTATCATTAGGCTTCTGTCGAAGAATAAGCTGAGCGGGCATCAAGAAGCTAAGGTTGGCTGCATCACCAATCTGTACAATAGCGTGGAAAATGCAACTGATGAGGTTTTCTGGAACCCCATATGCAAGCAAATGCTGCTTCGACCGCGAAACCCATGTGAAGCTCTTTGCAGGAAACTGAAGCTGAATGTGGATGACAATGAGCCCACAAGGAGCTTCATTTGTAGTAACCACTGTAAGAGAAGTAATTCTTTGTTAAGTGCTTTTTCAGGTGTTACATGCATCAAATGTGGGAACCCGATGGACAAAGAACCGAAGATAATGGTGAATGATTCCAGTAGTGAAGTAACTCATCGTCGTGAGGATGGAGTATTTGTTAAAGGAGAAGCCATGTACTTGatttttgataatttgaaaGTGCTTCAAAGCTCTCCTAGAATCTTTGTGAAGGAACTTGTCCAGCTTGGCTACAAAGATTTCAACAATTTGACAGAAATTTATCAAAATGTTGGTCTGAAGGAG GTTTTGGACTTACTAAAGCAAGCATTAACCTCTAAGACTGCCCTCAGCGATGTTTTCTTTGCAAATGGATTCTCTAAGGGGATGTCCACTTACTCACCAAAAATTGGACAAACCATCAACCATGGTAGAAGTGATTATTACAGAAACCTTAAGGTAACTGTGAGCAAATCCAAGAAGAAAATACTCCATGCCGAAGCTGAGGAGGATTTTGTTGATTTTCTATTAAGCTTCCTTACGGCACCACTTGGATCGGTTCTAAATGTTTTGGATGGAAATGCTTCTCTGGGATGCATGGACAACTTGTACGATAGTGTCAAGGACCTCAATTCATCATGGTTCTTCACAGAAAAAATCGTCACAAGACATCCCTTGCTGAATCCACACGTAGCGCCCCAATTCGGTTTCAAGAAATGGCAGCCGTTACAGATTCGTGAGACTTGTGATTACAAGTATGGCTATATCTCCGGACTATTGATCCCAAAGTCACTTATCGATATGAACACTCAATTTTATGAACCAAGATCCCCTAATGGCCAGAAAGAAGTGGGGTTTGTGAGGAGGCCATCGGTGTTTGTTGTGTGGGATGATCTGCATGTGATACCAATGGCTAATGCTTCCAGCATTTCATTTATGCAAAAGATGAATATTCCATTTGATGATTTGGAGGAGCATGTCATCAGAATTGGGAGTGCAGAG GCACTAAACCTGTTGGGGGCTTCTTTGACAACCAATGCTGCATTGACAGAAGGCTTATTCTACCTCTTGGAGATGCCAAATCAAGATGCTAGAGCTTGA
- the LOC130960818 gene encoding uncharacterized protein LOC130960818, which yields MASNMAPKQEQTFTLRLLVDREKNRVVVAEASGDFIDTLFSFLTLPLGTIIRLLLNNQQHDHPAELGCISNLYQSVENSSIEVFWNHICKEMLLRPQNNCESLCRKLKLNVDDTESLRYFMCSNCKRGSNWLLSTFTGASCCSCGKSMDKEMKLFGDSEDEMHTDGVFVKGEAMYFIFDDLRVLQSSPNNFVKELTQLGYRNFHKLIDISPCVGLKEILDLLKQALTSKSALSDVFFAYGDSLGMCTFSPKIGPKHEEPGFDFGVSINLKVILRKSKKKIVYAEAEGDFVDFLFSFLTAPLGSILNILDGYSSLGCIDNLYKSVKELNSSRLTITRPSGTPLLDPRVAPQFGYRRQPLKLPEEDTPSYWYGRGLIKNSICYVNPNGVVSKKRSLVENPDAMKLFDPRSPDGTRELAVGFVKRPSLFVVWDDLKVMPLANASSICFIQKMNLPLDDLEEHVLCIREVEALNLLRASLTSKAALTEGLSYLLENPNQDAKA from the exons ATGGCTTCCAATATGGCTCCCAAGCAAGAACAAACATTCACCTTGAGGCTTTTGGTGGACAGAGAGAAAAATCGTGTAGTTGTGGCTGAAGCAAGTGGAGACTTCATAGACACTCTCTTTAGCTTCCTCACTCTTCCGTTGGGAACTATCATCCGGTTACTGTTGAATAACCAACAGCATGATCACCCGGCCGAGCTTGGCTGCATTAGCAATCTGTACCAAAGTGTGGAGAATTCAAGCATTGAGGTTTTTTGGAACCATATATGCAAGGAAATGCTGCTTCGTCCGCAGAACAATTGCGAATCCCTTTGCCGAAAACTGAAGTTGAATGTGGATGACACAGAGTCCTTAAGGTACTTCATGTGTAGCAATTGTAAGAGGGGGAGTAATTGGTTGTTGAGTACGTTTACTGGTGCTAGTTGTTGCTCTTGTGGGAAATCGATGGACAAAGAAATGAAACTCTTCGGAGATTCCGAGGATGAGATGCATACCGATGGTGTCTTTGTTAAAGGGGAAGCCATGTATTTCATCTTTGATGATCTGAGAGTTCTTCAAAGCTCTCCTAACAACTTTGTTAAGGAACTTACCCAACTTGGCTACAGGAACTTCCATAAGCTTATAGACATATCCCCATGTGTTGGACTGAAGGAG ATTCTGGACTTACTAAAGCAGGCATTGACCTCCAAGTCTGCTCTCAGTGATGTATTCTTTGCATATGGAGATTCTTTGGGGATGTGCACTTTCTCACCAAAAATTGGGCCAAAACATGAAGAACCTGGTTttgattttggtgtttctatAAACCTTAAGGTAATATTgagaaaatcaaagaagaagATAGTGTATGCTGAAGCAGAGGGTGATTTTGTTGATTTTCTATTCAGTTTCCTCACAGCACCCCTTGGATCCATTCTAAATATTTTGGATGGATATTCTTCTCTTGGATGCATTGACAACTTGTACAAAAGTGTGAAAGAACTCAATTCGTCACGGCTCACAATCACAAGGCCTTCTGGAACTCCATTGCTCGATCCGCGAGTCGCGCCACAATTCGGTTACAGGAGGCAGCCATTGAAACTTCCTGAAGAAGATACTCCAAGTTATTGGTATGGCAGAGGTTTAATAAAGAATAGCATATGCTATGTTAATCCAAATGGTGTGGTTTCTAAGAAGAGGAGTTTGGTGGAGAATCCTGATGCAATGAAACTTTTTGATCCAAGATCACCTGATGGAACAAGAGAACTTGCTGTGGGATTTGTGAAGAGGCCATCACTGTTTGTTGTATGGGATGATTTGAAAGTGATGCCACTGGCAAATGCTTCTAGCATTTGTTTTATACAAAAGATGAATCTGCCATTGGATGATTTGGAGGAGCATGTCTTGTGCATTAGGGAGGTAGAG GCACTAAACTTGTTGAGGGCTTCTTTGACATCCAAAGCTGCATTGACAGAAGGTCTATCCTACCTCTTGGAAAATCCAAACCAAGATGCTAAAGCTTGA
- the LOC130960580 gene encoding GDP-mannose transporter GONST3: MSKDNDVENPTTNPSIKVEKDANLSATATATVADVDNKGNWYNALLQQISVYGVAAGYCLSASLLSIINKWAIMKFPYPGALTALQYFTSAAGVFIVGRLKFVEHDPLDLLTMWRFLPAAIIFYLSLFTNSELLLHANVDTFIVFRSVVPIFVAVGETLFLHQPWPTLKTWASLATIFVGSVLYVATDYQFTFMAYSWALAYLISMTIDFVYIKHVVMTIGLNTWGLVLYNNLEALLLFPLELMIMGELKKIKHEISDESDWYSFEVVLPVGLSCLFGLSISFFGFSCRRAISATGFTVLGIVNKLLTVVINLVVWDKHSTWVGTVGLLICMLGGIMYQQSTSKPKAAKEATAQEGEEEEQKLLELQDNSVTDNNDNEVLSKSREEK; this comes from the coding sequence ATGTCTAAAGACAATGACGTGGAAAACCCAACTACTAACCCAAGCATCAAAGTTGAAAAGGATGCCAATCTGAGTGCTACTGCTACTGCGACTGTTGCTGATGTTGATAACAAGGGAAATTGGTACAATGCTTTGTTGCAACAAATCTCCGTGTATGGTGTTGCTGCTGGTTATTGTTTATCTGCATCACTGCTCTCAATTATCAACAAATGGGCTATAATGAAGTTCCCTTACCCGGGTGCATTGACAGCCCTGCAATACTTCACTAGCGCAGCTGGAGTCTTTATCGTTGGCCGGCTCAAGTTCGTTGAGCATGATCCGCTTGATTTATTGACAATGTGGAGGTTTTTACCTGCTGCTATCATTTTTTATCTCTCGCTCTTCACCAACAGTGAGCTGCTCTTGCATGCCAATGTGGATACGTTTATTGTGTTCCGGTCGGTTGTACCGATCTTTGTCGCAGTAGGGGAGACTCTGTTCCTTCACCAGCCATGGCCCACACTGAAGACATGGGCATCCCTGGCCACAATCTTTGTGGGGAGTGTGCTATATGTTGCAACAGATTATCAGTTTACTTTCATGGCCTATAGCTGGGCGCTTGCGTATTTGATCAGTATGACCATAGATTTTGTTTACATAAAGCATGTTGTGATGACAATCGGATTGAACACTTGGGGTCTTGTGTTGTACAACAATCTTGAGGCTCTACTGCTTTTTCCGTTGGAGCTGATGATTATGGGTGAGCTGAAGAAGATTAAGCATGAGATTTCTGATGAGTCAGATTGGTACTCTTTCGAAGTGGTTTTGCCAGTGGGATTATCATGTTTGTTTGGTCTATCTATTTCTTTCTTCGGGTTTTCTTGCCGCAGGGCGATTTCTGCAACAGGGTTTACAGTTCTTGGTATAGTGAACAAGTTGTTGACGGTGGTGATTAATCTGGTAGTTTGGGACAAGCATTCAACATGGGTGGGAACTGTGGGACTTTTGATTTGCATGCTGGGTGGGATTATGTATCAACAATCAACAAGTAAGCCAAAGGCTGCAAAAGAAGCAACTGCACAGGAAGGTGAGGAGGAAGAACAGAAATTACTTGAATTGCAAGACAATTCAGTGACCGACAATAATGATAATGAAGTCCTTAGTAAATCAAGGGAAGAAAAATGA